The following proteins come from a genomic window of Edaphobacter sp. 4G125:
- the katG gene encoding catalase/peroxidase HPI produces MSAEAKCPFHQATTNGPSNRDWWPEQLNLDILRINSSLSDPMDKDFDYAKEFKSLDLATVKKDLEALMTTSQAWWPADFGHYGPLFIRMAWHSAGTYRIGDGRGGAGSGQQRFAPLNSWPDNVGLDKARRLLWPVKQKYGKKISWADLLVLAGNVALESMGFKTFGFGGGRKDVWEPDESVYWGSETTWLGDKRYTGDRELENPLAAVQMGLIYVNPEGPNGNPDPIAAAKDIRETFARMAMNDEETVALIAGGHTFGKTHGAGPASHVGPAPEGAGIENQGLGWKSSFGTGTGADAIGSGLEVVWSNTPTKWSNYFFENLFDYEWELTKSPAGAHQWKPKGDAGAGTVPDAHDPSKRIAPSMLTTDLSLRFDPAYEKISRHFYEHPDEFADAFARAWFKLTHRDMGPRARYLGSEIPSEVLIWQDPLPSVDHKLIDAQDVAALKSKILASGLSVSQLVSTAWASASTFRGSDKRGGANGARIRLAPQKDWAVNQPDQLAKVLKTLEGIQDEFNKAQSNRKKVSLADLIVLAGCAGIEQAAKNAGINITVPFIPGRTDASQEQTDVDSFAVLEPAADGFRNYSRGKFSIPTEALLVDKAQLLTLTAPEMTVLLGGLRMLNTNVGQTKHGVFTKKPEALTNDFFNHLLDMDLEWKAVSDAQDVFELRDRKTGEVKWTGTRVDLIFGSNSQLRALAEVYGSSDAKEKFVHDFVAAWNKVMNLDRFDLV; encoded by the coding sequence ATGTCAGCCGAAGCAAAGTGCCCATTTCATCAAGCCACAACTAACGGACCGTCGAATCGCGATTGGTGGCCGGAGCAGTTGAACCTCGACATTCTGAGGATTAACTCGTCTCTGTCCGATCCCATGGATAAGGATTTTGATTACGCCAAAGAGTTCAAGAGCCTCGATCTTGCGACTGTGAAGAAGGATCTTGAAGCCCTGATGACCACCTCACAAGCCTGGTGGCCTGCGGACTTTGGTCATTACGGTCCATTATTCATTCGCATGGCATGGCACAGCGCAGGCACGTATCGTATCGGTGATGGACGCGGCGGCGCAGGCTCAGGTCAACAGCGCTTTGCTCCTCTCAACAGCTGGCCTGACAATGTTGGCCTCGACAAGGCGCGGCGTCTGCTGTGGCCAGTCAAGCAAAAGTATGGGAAAAAGATCTCCTGGGCGGACCTGCTTGTCCTCGCCGGCAATGTCGCGCTGGAATCGATGGGCTTCAAGACATTTGGTTTCGGCGGTGGACGCAAAGATGTCTGGGAGCCGGATGAGTCGGTCTATTGGGGCTCTGAGACGACTTGGCTGGGCGACAAGCGCTATACCGGGGACCGCGAGCTTGAGAATCCTCTGGCCGCTGTGCAAATGGGATTGATCTACGTTAATCCTGAAGGCCCAAATGGAAATCCGGATCCGATCGCTGCAGCGAAGGACATTCGCGAGACATTTGCCCGCATGGCGATGAACGACGAAGAGACCGTGGCGTTGATTGCGGGCGGCCATACCTTCGGCAAAACACACGGCGCTGGCCCGGCATCCCACGTGGGGCCCGCACCTGAAGGTGCCGGTATCGAAAACCAGGGTCTTGGCTGGAAATCCAGCTTCGGCACAGGCACAGGTGCTGATGCGATCGGCAGCGGACTGGAAGTCGTATGGAGCAACACACCGACAAAATGGAGCAACTACTTCTTTGAAAACCTTTTCGACTATGAGTGGGAGCTGACAAAAAGTCCGGCAGGCGCACATCAGTGGAAGCCGAAGGGGGATGCAGGCGCAGGAACTGTGCCAGATGCGCATGATCCATCGAAACGCATTGCTCCGTCCATGCTCACTACGGACCTCTCCCTGCGTTTTGACCCTGCATACGAAAAGATCTCGAGGCACTTCTACGAGCATCCTGATGAGTTTGCTGATGCGTTCGCACGCGCATGGTTCAAACTCACGCATCGCGATATGGGTCCACGCGCTCGCTATCTTGGCTCTGAGATTCCATCCGAAGTGCTCATCTGGCAAGACCCTCTTCCATCTGTCGATCACAAATTGATCGACGCCCAGGATGTCGCTGCTCTAAAGAGCAAGATTCTGGCTTCGGGTCTTTCTGTGTCACAGCTGGTTTCCACGGCCTGGGCTTCTGCGTCCACCTTCCGCGGCTCCGACAAGCGCGGTGGTGCAAACGGTGCGCGTATCCGTCTTGCTCCGCAGAAGGATTGGGCGGTGAACCAACCCGATCAGCTCGCCAAGGTACTAAAAACACTCGAAGGCATCCAGGATGAGTTCAACAAGGCACAATCCAATAGGAAGAAAGTCTCACTCGCTGACCTGATCGTCCTGGCTGGTTGCGCAGGTATTGAACAGGCGGCGAAGAACGCCGGCATCAACATAACAGTTCCCTTCATTCCGGGGCGCACGGATGCCTCTCAAGAGCAGACTGATGTGGATTCGTTCGCTGTGCTCGAACCTGCCGCGGATGGATTCCGCAATTACAGCAGAGGCAAATTCAGCATTCCGACCGAAGCACTACTGGTAGATAAGGCTCAATTGCTGACCTTGACCGCTCCTGAGATGACAGTGCTACTTGGCGGCCTGCGCATGCTGAACACCAATGTTGGACAGACCAAGCACGGTGTTTTCACCAAGAAGCCGGAAGCCTTGACGAACGACTTCTTCAACCATCTGCTCGATATGGACCTGGAGTGGAAGGCTGTTTCGGACGCTCAGGATGTGTTTGAACTACGCGACCGCAAGACTGGGGAAGTTAAGTGGACCGGCACACGGGTCGACCTTATCTTTGGCTCAAACTCTCAGCTTCGGGCGCTTGCTGAAGTCTATGGAAGTTCCGACGCCAAAGAGAAGTTTGTTCATGACTTCGTTGCTGCCTGGAACAAGGTGATGAACCTCGATCGTTTTGATCTTGTCTAA
- a CDS encoding sugar phosphate isomerase/epimerase family protein, protein MMNRRSFLQTAAAATMMSAVSARANTRLPIRMAVEYNMLPENLSILQRFQLAKDCGYEQIECPTTPGQADADAMKTASKKVGLPIHSVMNMDHWKYPFSSADPAVVEKSLEGARTSIRNAHLWGASTVLLVPGVVNPQTSYKDAYTRSQVAIRKLIPLAEELNVTLALEEVWNKFLLSPLEFAHYIDEYNSPHIRAYFDVGNVVLYGYPQDWIRTLGKRIAKLHIKDFSFHHDKASGGSVARWVSPGDGDIDWTAVYAALGEIGYQGTATLELSSGDADYLKEMRRRFALILSGEMRSKA, encoded by the coding sequence ATGATGAATCGTCGAAGCTTCCTGCAGACCGCCGCCGCAGCGACCATGATGTCCGCTGTATCCGCTCGAGCCAATACCCGACTGCCCATTCGCATGGCGGTTGAGTACAACATGCTGCCCGAGAACCTGTCGATCCTGCAACGCTTTCAGCTCGCCAAGGATTGCGGTTATGAGCAGATCGAATGCCCTACTACACCAGGCCAGGCCGATGCGGACGCAATGAAGACCGCTTCGAAAAAAGTTGGACTGCCGATTCACTCCGTCATGAATATGGATCACTGGAAGTATCCATTTTCATCTGCCGACCCGGCGGTGGTGGAGAAAAGCCTTGAAGGTGCGCGTACCTCAATCCGAAATGCGCATCTTTGGGGAGCCTCGACGGTACTGTTGGTACCGGGTGTGGTGAATCCGCAGACTTCATACAAGGATGCATACACGCGTTCTCAGGTAGCCATTCGTAAGCTAATCCCTCTGGCTGAGGAGTTAAACGTAACGCTCGCGCTAGAAGAAGTCTGGAACAAGTTCCTGCTTAGCCCGCTGGAATTTGCGCACTACATCGACGAATACAACTCGCCTCATATACGCGCCTATTTCGATGTGGGCAACGTCGTGCTCTATGGCTACCCGCAGGACTGGATACGCACCTTGGGCAAGCGCATTGCCAAGCTGCATATCAAGGACTTTTCGTTCCATCACGATAAAGCCAGTGGCGGCTCAGTCGCTCGCTGGGTATCTCCCGGCGATGGCGACATCGACTGGACTGCCGTCTATGCAGCGCTGGGAGAGATTGGCTATCAGGGAACGGCGACGCTCGAACTCAGTTCCGGTGACGCAGACTACCTGAAGGAAATGCGGCGCCGCTTTGCTCTCATTCTGTCTGGCGAGATGCGGTCCAAGGCTTAG
- a CDS encoding c-type cytochrome, protein MRFISLGLVLIASLVPPVALGQAPSSPLPEGAHRETVERACSGCHSVQMFTGRRMNREEWGTTVSNMIGRGAKITDDEFDQIVGYLATAFPPNSQASAGTAPAKQAKAPRRPSLIDQVGPNDKQVIDEDAAALGKTVYIAQCITCHGTHARGGVGGTDLVRSVLVLHDRYGSTIGPYLAQGHPKVKPVDLTKEQVVDLSHFLHQQIGDTLRTGPYNHPLNILVGDAKAGKAYFEGAGGCSKCHSVTGDLAHIASKYAPFALQQKVVFPDNRAITKQGAASHQRSVRTVTVTTPSGTTVTGEPLNIDNFNVSLRDAAGQYYSFTRSPDLKVEKHNPYAGHEALLDIYTDKDIHDVVSYLETLQ, encoded by the coding sequence ATGCGATTTATCAGTCTCGGTCTTGTGCTGATAGCTAGCCTCGTGCCACCAGTGGCCCTGGGACAAGCGCCCAGCTCTCCTCTACCGGAAGGTGCGCACCGCGAAACTGTCGAGCGCGCCTGCTCCGGCTGTCATAGCGTGCAGATGTTTACTGGACGCAGAATGAATCGGGAGGAATGGGGTACTACTGTCTCGAACATGATCGGACGTGGAGCAAAGATCACCGATGATGAGTTCGATCAGATTGTTGGTTATCTTGCAACGGCATTTCCCCCCAATAGCCAAGCCAGTGCAGGCACAGCTCCGGCGAAGCAAGCCAAGGCTCCACGCAGGCCCAGTCTGATCGATCAGGTGGGTCCCAACGACAAACAGGTCATCGATGAAGATGCCGCAGCGCTTGGCAAGACGGTCTATATTGCGCAATGCATTACCTGTCACGGAACACATGCGCGCGGTGGTGTCGGAGGCACGGATCTGGTGCGCTCAGTGCTGGTTCTGCACGATCGCTATGGCAGCACGATAGGGCCGTATCTTGCACAGGGACATCCCAAAGTGAAGCCCGTGGATCTGACTAAGGAACAAGTGGTGGATTTGTCTCACTTTCTGCATCAACAGATCGGGGACACACTGCGTACGGGGCCTTATAACCATCCATTGAATATCCTGGTGGGCGACGCAAAGGCAGGCAAGGCCTACTTTGAAGGTGCTGGCGGTTGTTCAAAGTGCCATTCAGTTACGGGAGACCTGGCACATATCGCCAGCAAGTATGCTCCATTCGCTTTGCAGCAGAAGGTTGTATTTCCAGATAATCGCGCAATCACCAAACAGGGAGCGGCCTCGCACCAGCGCAGCGTAAGAACCGTTACTGTCACAACGCCTTCCGGAACAACAGTCACCGGCGAGCCATTGAACATCGACAATTTCAATGTCTCTTTGCGAGATGCGGCCGGACAATATTACAGCTTTACTCGCAGCCCCGACCTCAAGGTAGAAAAGCACAATCCTTATGCCGGTCATGAGGCACTTCTCGACATCTACACCGACAAGGATATTCACGACGTCGTGTCATATCTGGAGACCCTGCAATGA
- a CDS encoding acido-empty-quinoprotein group A has product MKFFFVLLALLALTSMQATGAAQQVGAGLDPAALVHPAPDSWPTYNGDYSGRRFSTLTQINDKNVKSLSLAWLYQLPNVGEGVVRRLAGTPIVVNGVIYITVPDHVWAIDARTSKELWHYAWTSKGGIHIGNRGAAISGNSLFFETPDCNLVALNIADGKKLWSKPICDLDQMYYASVAPVVVKNHIITGVSGDDLDRPGYLEAHDPETGALQWHWSVVPKPGEPGSETWPNADAMAHGGGMTWISPTYDPELNLIYIGTGNPQPVLVASKRAGANLYTESIVALHADTGKMAWYFQASPHDTHDWDAIQTPVLFNGEIEGKPRKLLAQASRNGWFFVLDRKTGKNYVSTEFVKTNWVKGLDAKGQPIPDPAKEPQIPGVLVAPDASGGVNWEPPTFSPATGLFYVNATHSYSMFYVYDDSDKPEGWSGQQNGHWSQAILEALDYRTGKIKWSHKWETSGNKGGLLSTAGNLLFAGDPNNNLVAFDATTGKPLWHVGLSTGLSNGPITYQLDGHQYLLVGAGDKLFAFIMN; this is encoded by the coding sequence ATGAAGTTTTTTTTTGTTCTCCTCGCTCTGCTCGCTTTGACTTCAATGCAGGCAACAGGCGCGGCGCAGCAAGTCGGCGCTGGCCTTGATCCAGCAGCATTAGTGCATCCGGCGCCGGATTCTTGGCCAACCTACAACGGAGATTATTCTGGCAGGCGCTTCAGCACGCTAACTCAGATCAATGACAAGAATGTGAAGTCGCTTAGCCTTGCGTGGCTCTATCAATTACCGAATGTGGGCGAAGGAGTGGTGCGAAGACTCGCCGGTACACCGATTGTCGTGAACGGTGTGATCTATATCACGGTGCCAGACCACGTATGGGCGATTGACGCGCGCACCAGCAAAGAATTATGGCATTACGCGTGGACCTCCAAAGGCGGCATTCATATTGGAAACCGCGGCGCGGCCATCTCTGGGAATTCTCTATTCTTCGAGACGCCGGACTGTAACCTGGTCGCGCTGAACATTGCCGATGGCAAAAAGCTTTGGAGCAAGCCCATCTGCGATCTGGACCAAATGTATTACGCGTCAGTGGCTCCCGTGGTGGTGAAAAACCACATCATCACTGGCGTCAGCGGTGACGATCTGGATCGCCCTGGATATCTTGAAGCCCATGACCCGGAGACTGGCGCGCTGCAATGGCACTGGTCCGTTGTGCCCAAACCGGGTGAGCCAGGGTCTGAGACCTGGCCGAATGCCGATGCGATGGCACATGGAGGCGGCATGACATGGATCTCACCCACCTATGATCCGGAGTTGAATCTTATCTACATTGGTACTGGCAATCCGCAGCCGGTGCTTGTCGCCAGCAAGCGTGCGGGAGCCAATCTTTATACAGAGTCGATCGTGGCTCTCCATGCAGACACGGGAAAGATGGCATGGTACTTTCAGGCGTCGCCACATGATACCCACGACTGGGACGCAATCCAGACGCCGGTTCTGTTCAACGGAGAAATTGAAGGCAAACCGCGCAAGCTGTTGGCGCAGGCCAGTCGCAATGGCTGGTTCTTTGTGCTGGACCGCAAGACAGGAAAGAACTATGTCAGCACCGAATTTGTGAAGACGAATTGGGTCAAAGGACTGGATGCCAAAGGACAGCCAATTCCCGATCCTGCTAAGGAGCCACAGATTCCCGGGGTTCTGGTTGCGCCGGATGCATCGGGCGGAGTGAACTGGGAGCCGCCAACATTCAGCCCGGCAACGGGACTGTTCTACGTGAACGCCACGCATTCGTATTCGATGTTCTATGTCTATGACGACAGTGACAAACCAGAAGGTTGGAGCGGGCAACAGAACGGCCACTGGTCTCAGGCGATACTGGAAGCCCTGGACTACCGCACAGGCAAGATCAAGTGGAGTCACAAGTGGGAGACTTCGGGCAACAAAGGTGGACTGCTTAGCACTGCCGGAAATCTTTTGTTTGCCGGCGATCCGAACAATAACTTAGTCGCGTTCGATGCAACGACAGGCAAACCGTTGTGGCATGTCGGCCTAAGCACAGGCCTGTCAAACGGCCCCATCACTTACCAGTTAGACGGCCACCAGTATCTACTCGTTGGCGCAGGCGATAAGCTGTTTGCCTTCATCATGAACTAA
- a CDS encoding TonB-dependent receptor, translating to MMDVRTKERRSYLQFGVIGRLLLFVWTAGFCICSANAQATNAQVSGKIGDPTGAVIPNASVEIENTGTGLDRTVTTSEAGEYVVPSLPVGMYKLTVVAPGFKSYTRSGLILEAGQSARLDVTLEIGSATETIQVSESTVQVDTSSAAIRTVIDSTQIKELPLNTRNTLQLITLVPGVGSTNLPVAVINQRNGPTFSVNGSRVNGSQISLDGAVLVTALYNSPVNLPNPDAIGEFSLLTNSYSAEYGHASGGAFVAVSKSGTNTFHGAAWEFIRNDLLNARNWFAPAPAVKPLMKQNQFGVAGGGPIMKNKAFFFATYEGLRIHQVALQNFSSMTPAQRAGDFSAIATPLVDPFLSTPTNKVYYTNNQIPKSEWNPLSVNFMNYYIPVANTAGQFIGQWATNVTGNQFTVRGDYKTTERDLTYVRFFRMNNASPTYTGNTASYNQYSEPNQGVTVRDTHTFSQNLIGDFGYSDTNITTNNVLQGKILTGAEMGANYAIDGTTAISPSASISGLGNFASGAPWYENTALKQIDAKMSWVRGRHLWQFGFLFLHETEQKSGYLSTAGSATFSTPGYTGNAIADFLIGRPTSFYQSNVRNNSEKTTNYSFYVQDDFKVIPRLTLNLGLRYDLQLPWQEVGLKSSTVVFDASYHSVRIPSAPGGYAAAGDPGIPNGLIFTDKANFAPRLGFAYDVFGDGKTSIRGGYGIFYNAPGAITLMNSIEPPPFSASLTFTPHSFSDPYTGTGITNPFPFTPNLSNPVWTFPSQFYSPDPHIKNAFTQQFNLNVQHEFPKDFMVQTAYVGGLGNRLWYARELNYAPYAPGATAQNAQSRRLFQNQYFAGITGTFSDGYSNYNSLQVTARKRFSAGYTMQMAYTLAKSLDTGSSPNSDSTTNQDPTNLFAGEYARSDFYQKQLFRLNGVWTLPKFKNLGFLQYGVGGWQLSGILSYSSGTPFSVTTGAAAQWLGSSKTLGRERLNLIGNPCSGCGNKTQWTQVGASGGYFDKTAYATPANGVYGDSGRNSLIGPSYFGTDMSLAKNFPFLSREGSRVQFRADFFNLFNNVNFNSPTSASNSSSFGKITSANNARQVQLALRLDF from the coding sequence ATGATGGACGTGAGAACAAAGGAGCGCCGGTCGTATCTGCAGTTTGGGGTCATCGGACGACTACTCTTATTTGTTTGGACCGCAGGTTTTTGTATCTGTTCTGCAAATGCCCAGGCAACGAATGCACAAGTATCCGGGAAGATCGGTGATCCAACCGGAGCTGTAATTCCCAATGCATCTGTTGAAATCGAAAATACTGGAACCGGTTTAGACCGCACTGTCACCACTTCAGAAGCTGGTGAGTACGTCGTTCCCTCCTTGCCTGTAGGTATGTACAAGCTGACAGTTGTAGCACCAGGATTCAAAAGTTACACTCGATCCGGCCTCATTCTTGAGGCAGGCCAGAGCGCTCGCCTGGATGTAACCCTGGAAATCGGAAGCGCAACGGAAACCATTCAGGTCTCTGAGTCGACGGTGCAGGTCGATACCAGCTCTGCGGCTATCCGTACTGTGATTGATAGCACCCAAATTAAAGAGCTTCCACTCAATACGCGCAATACGCTACAGCTCATTACTCTTGTGCCCGGCGTGGGGAGTACCAATCTGCCGGTCGCGGTCATCAACCAACGCAATGGGCCGACATTCAGCGTGAACGGAAGCCGCGTCAACGGCAGTCAAATCTCTCTCGATGGCGCCGTGTTAGTAACAGCGCTGTATAACAGCCCTGTCAACCTTCCCAACCCGGACGCGATCGGAGAGTTCTCGCTCCTGACCAACAGCTATAGCGCGGAGTATGGACACGCGTCGGGAGGGGCCTTCGTAGCCGTAAGTAAATCGGGAACCAATACTTTCCATGGAGCAGCATGGGAGTTTATTCGTAACGACTTGCTTAATGCAAGAAACTGGTTCGCGCCAGCGCCGGCCGTTAAGCCCCTTATGAAGCAGAACCAGTTCGGCGTGGCCGGCGGCGGGCCCATCATGAAGAACAAGGCATTTTTCTTTGCTACGTACGAAGGCCTGAGGATTCATCAGGTCGCGCTTCAAAACTTTAGCTCAATGACGCCCGCCCAGCGCGCAGGGGACTTCAGCGCGATTGCGACGCCACTCGTGGATCCGTTTCTTAGTACCCCTACAAATAAGGTGTATTACACAAATAATCAGATACCCAAGAGCGAATGGAATCCGCTTTCCGTGAATTTCATGAACTACTACATACCCGTCGCAAATACGGCTGGGCAGTTTATTGGCCAATGGGCTACCAATGTCACTGGCAACCAATTTACTGTCCGGGGCGATTACAAGACAACGGAGCGAGACCTTACCTATGTCCGCTTCTTCCGCATGAATAATGCCAGCCCCACGTATACGGGTAATACCGCATCCTACAATCAGTACTCGGAGCCGAATCAAGGAGTTACCGTTCGGGACACGCATACATTTTCTCAGAATCTGATCGGTGATTTCGGATACTCGGACACCAACATTACGACCAACAATGTGCTGCAGGGAAAAATACTGACTGGGGCGGAAATGGGCGCCAACTATGCCATAGACGGGACAACGGCAATCTCCCCAAGTGCTTCGATAAGCGGCCTCGGAAATTTCGCATCGGGCGCTCCGTGGTATGAGAATACTGCCCTGAAGCAGATCGACGCGAAGATGTCTTGGGTCAGAGGCAGGCATCTGTGGCAATTTGGCTTTCTCTTCCTTCACGAGACAGAGCAAAAAAGTGGATACCTTTCCACTGCTGGAAGTGCAACGTTTTCCACCCCTGGGTACACAGGAAATGCCATCGCGGATTTTCTGATTGGACGCCCAACCTCCTTCTATCAGTCAAACGTACGTAACAACTCAGAGAAAACAACGAATTACAGCTTCTATGTTCAAGACGATTTCAAAGTAATTCCACGCCTGACACTGAATCTTGGCCTGCGCTATGATCTGCAGCTTCCATGGCAGGAGGTAGGCCTTAAGTCATCAACGGTTGTTTTCGACGCAAGCTATCATTCGGTTCGAATCCCAAGCGCCCCAGGGGGGTATGCCGCTGCCGGGGATCCGGGGATTCCTAACGGGCTCATCTTCACCGACAAGGCCAACTTCGCCCCCCGTCTTGGATTTGCCTATGATGTCTTTGGCGATGGCAAGACCTCGATCCGCGGTGGTTATGGCATCTTCTATAACGCGCCGGGTGCCATCACGCTGATGAATTCCATCGAGCCTCCGCCGTTCTCCGCATCATTGACTTTTACCCCTCACAGTTTTTCCGATCCCTACACTGGGACCGGGATTACGAATCCATTTCCATTCACTCCGAACCTCAGCAACCCGGTGTGGACGTTTCCCTCGCAGTTCTATTCCCCCGATCCGCATATCAAGAATGCGTTCACACAGCAGTTCAATTTGAACGTGCAGCATGAATTCCCAAAAGATTTCATGGTGCAGACTGCCTATGTGGGGGGCCTGGGGAACAGGTTGTGGTACGCGCGAGAACTCAATTATGCTCCCTATGCGCCGGGTGCTACCGCGCAAAATGCACAATCACGCCGCCTCTTCCAGAACCAGTATTTCGCCGGAATTACCGGTACGTTCTCCGACGGTTACTCGAATTACAACTCGCTGCAGGTCACAGCGAGGAAGCGTTTTTCGGCGGGCTATACCATGCAAATGGCGTACACTCTCGCGAAGTCCCTCGATACGGGGTCTTCTCCTAATTCAGACTCAACAACCAATCAGGATCCTACGAATCTCTTTGCTGGAGAATATGCAAGGTCCGACTTCTATCAGAAACAACTATTCCGCCTCAACGGAGTATGGACTCTGCCGAAGTTCAAGAACCTGGGTTTCCTGCAGTATGGCGTAGGTGGATGGCAGCTGTCCGGGATCTTGAGCTATAGCAGCGGAACTCCCTTCTCGGTGACAACCGGCGCCGCAGCGCAGTGGCTTGGGTCAAGCAAAACGCTCGGTCGAGAGCGCCTGAATCTGATAGGGAATCCTTGTTCCGGATGTGGGAACAAGACGCAATGGACCCAAGTCGGAGCCAGCGGCGGCTATTTTGACAAGACAGCTTACGCAACGCCTGCAAACGGGGTGTACGGTGACAGCGGACGCAATAGTCTTATCGGTCCCTCGTATTTCGGTACCGATATGAGCCTTGCGAAGAACTTTCCATTCCTATCGCGCGAAGGCTCGAGGGTCCAGTTCCGCGCCGATTTTTTCAACCTCTTCAACAATGTGAACTTTAACAGCCCTACAAGTGCATCCAATTCGTCTTCCTTTGGGAAAATCACCTCCGCAAACAATGCCAGACAGGTTCAGCTTGCACTACGATTGGATTTCTAA